The DNA region CCGGCTAACATTTCAACTGAATTACAAATCAGGCAAGAAAGTTTAAGTAAAGAAATTATCGACATTGCCTGGAAGGCACAACTTCGTTTGTGCAAACGCTACCAACGCCTCATGAAACGAGGTAAACATTACAATGTCGTGATTACTGCTGTCGCACGAGAAATGATTGCCTATATTTGGGCAATCAGTCGCGAAGTTGTTATAACAAAAGTTAATCCTAAACAGCGGCTGTCTCGCGTACCCGCATGAATAAAAAGTTTTGGATTCAATGGCAGATTAAACCACGGCAGGTGGTGCAATCTCCGACGGCGTTAGGATGGCTGATTATGAAATTTAATTAGATCCACGAGCATAGACTGAAGACAGGCACCACGACGAAATAAGTAAGGTAGGTAAATCGCTTCGCGATAAAATCCACGGATACCAGCATGAGAACCGTCGAAAGTTACTGGCTTTAATCTGTAATTGAATCCATTCAATTTTATACAATAGCGCTTTGTAAAAATAAGTGGGGATTAGTGCGTTTTAATTGACAAAGGGAGTCATACCAACGCCTAAAGCAGAGGCGCCGCTTGCGGCGTCCTGCTGGCTTTACTTGTTAGTTGCTCTATTTCTAGCCATACCATTGCATCAAAATGTTTACCGTTAATTAACATAAACTTCTCTGTAGAAACACCAACAACCTCGTAATTGTGGTCTCGAAGCACCTTTGCAATTGACTTTATATAGGAACAATTTAATAACGCCTCTTGAAATGGCTTACGAAGTGGCTTTACTTTTGGGTTATGCATATTGCCAGCAGATGTGTACGCTGCTTTCAGTTCATTTGGATAATGCTCGCTTAGATAGCCTTGAACTTCAACTTGCAAGCTACCTGAATTTAACTGAATTACTCGCCCTAAATTAATGCCAGACAGCTTGCGGCTTTCTTCGCCTATAATTTTCCCGAGATCGGAAATCTGGCCACCCCTTAATAAGAGGTTATATTTAGATTCATCCTTGTAATGATCCCTTACTTCCCAAGCTTGAACACTTAGAGAATAAATCAAAATCAATACTGAGAATATGGCACGCATTCTAAATCCTTGAGGGCAACTAACGCTTATTTAAATTGTGAGGCTTCTTTTTAGCCGAATCCATTTCTAATCCTTGTTAGGCACGTTTTCGACTGATTGAAAATGTACCAGACTCGTATACAAAACTGAGAGCGCTATCTGCACTTTGAAATTCTAATTTTCCCGAATTATAGTCTATCTCTGTTACCGGTACAGAAACTCCATCAAGCGGACCAATTCCCTCTATCGTTCCATCATCTGGATATATCACTGAATAGTCTCGCGCAACTCGCTCGAACGAATCTAAGGAGAAAACTCCTCTTCCCGAATGGCTAACGGTTATCAGATACTCCATATTTGGATCGCAACCTGCTGCGACTACCCCACCGATTGAAATATGCTTAACCATTTACATGCCTAACGCCCGCAACAACGGTGAGCAACTTGTTGCGAGTCCTGTTGCTTGCGCTTGTTATGCGCCATATGCGGCCCGCCTTAACTGATTTTGTAATGTCGCTTGTTCACCATCAGAGCTATCAAATGTTTCATAAGGTGTATTAATTTCTACAACATCACTGTTATTTAGCTCAGAAATGTTGGCAAAATCTCTTAGCTTGGCCAAATCTGTTATTAATGATTTAGCCAGCCACATTGGAGAGGACACTGTTTCTCGGTAACCATTCTTTAGAACAAACCTGCCGGGGTTGTTAGAGATATCCACCACCTCTTGTTCTAAAGGAAACGGTAAATTATTAGAGGCTTTAGGCAGTTGTGAATGATCTTTCCCTGCCGAATCATAGAGCAAAGTATCTTCTGCATTTTGCCAATAGTAATACTCTCGATTGTGAATAAAGGCTTGAGTTACTGGCAACTCTTGAATGAAAAGCTCCACTAACTCTTTTAGATAAGATATATGAACGCCTTGTGAATTTATAATCAAAAAGTCGTGCTCGTGGTTTGCGACTGAGCCTCCATGAATATCTTTGAATAAATGCCCTGAAAGAGAAAGATAGCCTCCGCTCTCAATTTTTTGCACCTGATCAGCAGTTGAATAATCCTCTACCGAAAGTCCGATCTTTGGGCACAGCTTATCGAGGGTGTATAGAACATCCTTGGCGTCTACTGTTTGGTATTCAAAAGTTAGCTCTATTTCGTACATAGCCACTCAATCAAAGCGCATAACGCTTTGCTAAGGGGCAGTTTTGTAGTTGATTTGCTTTTATGCTACACAGCATAAAAGTGAAGCGACGTAAAAACTGTCCCTGCTTGAGCAACTTGTTATGCATTGGCCATGACCAAAGCAACTAACTGTAGTGCAAATGCAAGAATAAAAAAGACAAACCCAGTAATTAGAAGCCCCTTCTTCTGAGCTGCTTCAACATGAGCTGTAGAATTACCAAGATGATGTATGTTTCCTTGGTGATTGGGCATTAACTGTTGAATATTTACTTCATGGCAGCCCGCCACCAAAGATAAGGCGGAAAGTATTCCCGTGACTCTGTAGGCAAGAATACCTGAACCAATAATGCCCATTATTGCTGCGATAATTTTTATACTTTCTACAGTCATAACTTTCCTTCGAATCTGATTGATGCATAACAGTTGATTGTATTCAGTAAAACTCATTTTAATTCAAACGCTTGTTTAGATTTTACTGAATAATTTATTTAAATCTGATACTTACCTAACTTCAATTTAAAGTCAATCCCGCAACTATGTAACTTTACTGCGTACAATTCCTGACTCACTTTTTGACAGCCTTTAAAATCAATGAGTTACAAAAGTGAAGCGTCGTAGTTACATGAAGCTTGACAAATACTACTTATACAAGTAGCTTTATTTTAAGCATCAAGGAGGATGTAAAATGACGCAAAAGCCAAAATTCATGCGACTAGTCAGGGACAGGATCAGAACGATGCAGTACTCTTACTTCACCGAAAAGAGCTATGTTTATTGGATTAAGAGCTATATTCATTTTCATCAGCTCAAACACCCGCAGGACATGTCTTCAACTCACGTCAACGATTTCCTGACCTACCTCGCAGTCACTCGTAAAGTTTCGCCAGCAACACAGAATCAAGCTTTATGTGCGCTAGTGTTCCTTTATAAAGAGGTTGTAAAACAACCGCTTGGAGAGAATAAAATCAATGCTGTACGGTCAAAATCTCATCGTAATTTACCAGTGGTCCTCTCTCCAGCAGAAGTAAAACGACTTCTCAATTCAATGCACGGTTTACCTCAATTAATGGCAAAACTGCTCTATGGTACTGGATTGAGAAAAACAGAAATTCATCGAATTCGAGTGAAGGACATCGACTTTGATCGCAATCTAATCATTGTTAAACGCGGTAAAGGGAAAAAAGACAGACCTTTACCATTGCCCGATGCATGTCGCAAAGAACTGCAAAATCAAATTGAATTTGTTAAGCAGCTTCATCTAAAAGACCGAAGAGAAAACGTTAATGGTGTAGAGATGCCTTATGCACTAGAGCGAAAGGAACCTAATGCAGGAAAAGCGCTTGCGTGGCAATGGGTATTCCCGAGTCTTCGATTAAGTACTGATCCTCGAACACTCATTGTACGCAGACACCATGTTCACCCCTCTGTTTTCGCTAAACATGTTAAAAATGCCGTTAAAAAAGCCGAAATTAATAAGAAAGTAACAGCCCACGTTTTTCGTCATTCTTTTGCAACACACTTATTAGAATCGGGAGCTGATATTAGAACGGTACAAGAACTATTAGGTCATACTGACGTTAGAACAACTGTACTAGCTCAGACTTAATCTGACAGTTACCCGTTTTTCAATTGGTGTCTGTCAGTTTAGATTTGAGCTAGATTTTTGTCAGCCCAAATTCTCTTACCATCAATTAATGTTTCATTGGGCGTTCGTCCACAACACATTTTTCCTTGATGGGTGCGTTCATTATTGTAGTAAACTATCCATTCGTCCAGATCCTTTTGAAGCTCATCCAGTGAACTGTATAATTTCTTCCGAAATGTAACCTGGTAGAACTCGTTCAATATCGTTTTATGGAATCGTTCGCAGATACCATTGGTTTGCGGTGACATTGCTTTAGTCTTTGTATGCTCGATGTCATTGATTGCTAAATACAGCTGATAGTCGTGATGTTCAACTTTTCCACAATACTCAGTGCCGCGATCCGTTAATACTCGCAACATGGGTAACTCATGTTGCTGGAAGTAAGGTAGCACTTTGTCATTAAGTATGTCGGCTGCGGTAATAGGTGTTTTTGTGGTGTAGAGTTTGGCAAAGGCAACTTTGCTGTAAGTGTCGATGAAGGTTTGTTGGTAAATTCGTCCAACGCCCTTTAGGTTACCGACATAAAAGGTATCTTGTGAGCCTAAGTAGCCAGGGTGAGCTGTTTCAATCTCACCACAGGCTTCATCATCATTTTTCTTCTTCTCAAGTGCAGCTATTTGGCTATCGGTCAGTATGATGCCCTCTTTAGCAACCTTATCTTCCAGTGCCTTCAAGCGCTTCTTAAAGTTTTCTAGGTCATGCCTGAGCCATATCGACCGGACACCGCTCCCTGATACAAAGACTCCTTTCTTTCGCAACTCGTTACTGGTTCGGTGTTGGCCGTGTGCCGGAAACTCAATGGCATAATTGATAACCGCTGTTTCTGTGGCTTCATCAACGCGATTTTTAACATTTGGGTTGCGACGGCTCTTGCTGATAAGGGCATCGATACCGCCTTCTTCGACCAGTTCTTGATAGCGATAAAATGTATCTCGTGATACGCCCATTACCTTACAGGCTTTCGATACGTTCCCGAGTTCTTCTGCTAAGTTAAGTAAACCAGCTTTGTGTTTTATGATTGGGTTGTTAGTATGTAGCATGAGAGTTACCTCTATAACGTTCTGATTTAAAGATTCGACACCTTTAATCAAAACGGGTAACTCTCACTTTTTCAAGTTGATGTGTCAGATTAAGTCGAGACTAATTCAGAACAACACAAATTTATACTCATGTTTTAAATCGAAATCCATCGGGGACATTGAGCCCTCTAGATAAGCTTTGAAACAGCTCAATAATGTCTGCTTTGCTTTGAATTTTCGCAAGGTCGGTGCTGGTTGCTTAGGTCTGCTTTAAGATACTACCCGAAGTCAGTCTTTCTGATGATATCAAACTATCAGTTACTGAAATGTAAGATTGATTCCAGACTAATCCACCAAACAAGCCACTCGCTTACGTTCCGTTTTTACGTCTTTTACCAACTCTATTTGTCTTGTTTATTTTTGCGACATTTATTTTTCGTCTTCGCAACTACTCATGATGATGCTTATGCTTTCCATGCTGAGACGGATTAGAGTAGCCTCGAAGGCGATTATAAAGCTGAACTTGATGAGCGCTTAACAAATTCTTTTGAGTTAGATGAGCATTCACATGACAAGCTCGTAACTGCGCCTCTAATTGAACAATGTTTTCCAGTCGACTAATAACTTGCGCTTCTGTTACGCTTCCAACATTAAATAGCGTCTCTAACTCGCGCTCTGCATGAATCAACTGCTGACCAAGTTCGCGAGCTTGTTTGTTCATTTTAGAGAAGTTACTTTTTGTTTTAGCGAGTTGTTCCTCAGATAAGTCTAACTCTTCGGCTAACTCCAATACATGCTTAGGCCCTGGATAGCCATTCAGTTCAGCGACTTTGGCATAGCCCATTCCTTTGCCTTCGAGTAATCCTTCAATTCTATCTTTAGAAAGAGACTTAATCTCTCGTAATTCTTCACCTGAATAGTTTGTTTGTTCCGCCAATGTTGCTGAACAAAAAGTTGCTAGCATCAGATAAACTAGTACCGTATAAACTAATACCGGATAAACAAATAGTCGTTTCATATTTTCACTCAGCTTGCGTCTTTTTCAGTTTTAGTTTCAGTTTCATAAAAACTTATTTCGATGACGTTTTTTCTCGCCCAACAATCTTGATGAAGTAATAGTGAATAATAAATACCAGAACAACAACGGGTACCAGTGCAAGTAAAATGTATTTAGGTTCTATAAATGGCTTCATTACAATGTAGGCAGCCATTCCGACAACGATTGGTATCATAGAGGCCCAAGATACAGAAACACGCTTAGCACAGGATTGGCATTTGACTGACCGAGCAGGGCCTAACATAAACTTTCCCATGGCACTCATAGCCCGATTGTTACAGTAAGGACATTGCACATACTTGGCATTTTTTTGCTTATCTACATTGCTATTTGGAGGCTGGTAGGGGTTTTCACTCGTCATGTATTAAATGCTCTCTAAACTCAGTAAAATTACTATGCTTACTGTTCTTTTACTTCTACAACTTCAGGGTATTTTTCGCTAGCATGCTCATGATACATATCGTCTAAAAAGGTCACTAACTCACCTTCAGACAAATCATTTGGAATGACAATATCGGTTACTCTCGTTCGAACACCTGTGCCACTATCTAAAAATAAACGCCATTCTTCTGAATTTCTCTGTACAACCATCTTTTTTCCAAAAACATTAAATTCAATTTCCACAAGCGTTCAAGTCCTTCTTCTACTTTTTAAAACCGCCACCAGAAAGAGCCGTCGCACGGTAAATCCATGTCACAGTTTTTCGCTTTGGAGCAAGAACCAATATCGCACATCCCCGATGGGTCACAATTGTTGTAGCATTTGTCCTTGTCTTTCTTTTTATCTTTCTTATTGTTTACTCTTTCTTCTTGCTTATGCTCTAAGTAAGCTAGTTTGCAGCGCTCAAATCGTCTTCTGATCAATCCGAATCCGCCGATAACACCCCGACGATTAATGATTTTTATTACCGCAGTGGAGCAAGAGTCAACACCATGCAGTGCGGCATGAGCACAACGAAATCCTTTGTATGGAGAAATCCATTTTTGATAAATTCGAATGAAATAAATAACAAGAAACTTCAATCCAATTCCTTATGAGTTATCGATCGGCTTCTCTTAATAAAATAGATTACTAACGATTCATTTCAAATCATTTACAAGCGCATCCAGTCTCAATCTAATTGCTTAGACTGAGACTTTATAGCGTTCAACCCGACTAGGCTTCCGCTTGTGCTTCTTCTGCATTATCAGATGACATGCCTGCTTTAAACATAAGATACCCAATAAGCATCTCTATGTATGCAGAATACTTCCAAAGTAGATCCGGAAGATTTACTCCTACATACTGACCCCAAAGGTCAAACTCCATAAAGCTACCAACGAGATCAACCGCGCCAAAGATAAAAAGAATAGCCCCTAAGATAATTAATACATTTTTCATTGTTATTTCCTTGTTTTGTTTTCTAAACGTTTTATTTTTACAGAGTGCAGATCGCTTTTTGTCTTGAATATCAAAAAAGTCGTCTGTCTCAGAGGTCGAGATACAAAAAATATTCCTTAAAATTAATACGAATCCATTATCTCGATTATTTCGACTATACATTATCTCTAATCGTTATGAAAGCATCGGTTTTGCTGGTAGGAAACCTGCTGAACCTGATGAAAGGCTTATACTTATGGTATTCCGCCTAGTGTATAAGAAACGGCATCTTCTAGGTCTTCTTCGTCGTACTCGCTTAATCCAAGAAAGCCGAGAACCGACAGCTTTATGATATCCCACTCATAATCCTTCGGAGCATCTCCTAAGCGCTGATACAACCGGACCATATGCTCAGAGATTTTTAATACCGACACGAGTGACTTCAACTTTGGATTTTCAATACTGGAATCATCCAGTAAGCGTTCAACACTGTGATGATTTTGCACCGCTTCCGAAATGAGTTTCGGAAGTTTCCAAACTCGGGTTAAACGATAGCCCGCAGCGGCATGATGCATGCCTATGTTTTTGAACTCTTCGCGAGTGATCTTACCGTCAGGACGGGCATAGGAGGCTTTGATAATCTCGCCGTAATTTTTTACTTTTTGAGCGATGATTGGCACTCCTGAATTATGGAAAAGGCCAAGCGTATAGGCTTCGTCGGTTAATCCGAGGTTTAATTGACGACATACAGCAGACGAAACAACTGCGACCGCTGAACTCGACTCCCAAAATTGCTCCATATTAATGGACGTAGAAATATCGGCCATTGAGGATTTTAGCAACATGGATTTAACAATATTGACCACTCGATCAATCCCCAACAGAATAACCGCTTGATTGATGGAGGCAATGCGAGCACTTAGACCAAAGTAAGGCGAGTTGACCGTTTTCATCACTGCCGCACTAACGCCAGGATCCGAGCTGATCTTTTGGGCGATCTCATCGAGATCGGTACCCGCCATACGAATTTCATCAATGAGTTTTGGTTGCGGGGGAATGTAAACCCCTTTTAGGATATCGTCAGGCATAAGGAATAAATTCAACGGACTAATTCATTAAGAATAGAAGAATTTACTCATTTATCCACTTCGAATGGTCTGAAAAAGAGGAGGCAAGCCTCCTCGATGCACCTAGAAAGATTTGAACACCATTGATGGTCAGCAGTCGCTAAACTAATTATTCTCTACTTCGAGTTTATCGACCTTCTGGAAGCCGCGAGGTAGTTTGTTACCACGACGTCCACGTTCTCCGCGATAATGCTCGAGATCTTTCATTTTCATTCTCAGGTGTCGCTTGCCGCTGTGAACGATGAGTTCATCATTTTCTGATACAACAGAAATATCGACCACAAACTCTTCGCGTGTCATCACTCGAGCAGCAGGAATACTGATTATTTTGTTACCTTTACCTTTCGCTAAACATGGTAAGTCTCGTAATGGAAACACCAGTAATCGACCTTCATTCGTCACCGCAACACAGTTTTGGGTTTCATAATCAAGTACCGGTTTCGGTGTAATGACTTTCGCGCCTTTTGGAAGATTAAGCAGTGCTTTACCGTTCTTGTTTCGCGTGACGAAATCTTCAAACTTTGCCACAAAACCATAGCCTGCGTCTGAAGATACCAAGTAGAGGTCATCATTTTGACCCATCAAGGTCGTGGTAAAGATAGCACCAGCTATTGGGTTAAAGCGGCCCGACAGCGGCTCTCCTTGTCCTCTCGCAGAAGGTAGTGTATGCGCCGCTAATGCGTAACTACGACCCGTTGAGTCAAAAAATACCGCTTGTTGATTACTCTTACCTTCGGCACTCGATAAATACTGATCACCTGACTTATAACTCAATTTTTCAGCATCAATATCGTGGCCTTTTGCACAACGCACCCAACCTTTGTCTGACAGAACAACCGTCACCGGTTCGGTCGGCATTAAATCGGTTTCATCAAGTGCTTTTGCTTCTGCTCGAGCAACGATGGGTGAACGACGATCATCGCCGAACTCATCCGCGGCTTCTTGAATTTCTTTCTTCACTAAGGTTTTAAGACGACGCGCAGAACCTAAGGTTTTTTCAAGTTGCTCGCGCTCTTTCGCTAGCTCATCTTGCTCGCCACGAATTTTCATTTCTTCTAAACGAGCTAACTGTCTTAATTTGGTATCAAGAATGTAATTCGCTTGCAGTTCGGTCAGCTCAAAGCGCTTCATTAACTCTAGCTTAGGTTCATCTTCCGTACGAATAATGTGAATGACTTCGTCGATATTTAAAAACGCTATCAACATCCCTTCTAAAAGATGCAGGCGCTCATTCACTTTATTTAAACGATGTTGCAAACGACGACGGGTTGTTTCCGTACGAAACTCTAGCCACTCACTGAGAAATCGATTGAGCGGTTTAACCTGAGGTTTGTTATCGATACCAATAACGTTCACATTAACGCGATAATTTTTTTCTAAATCGGTCGTTGCGAATAAATGATGCATTAACGCTTCTGTATCAATACGGTTAGAACGCGGAACAATGACAAACCGTGTTGGCGTTTCATGATCTGACTCATCTCGAATATCACTGACCATGGGTAACTTCTTGGCTTGCATTTGTTGCGCAATTTGCTCCATCACGCGATTACCAGAAACTTGATGAGGTAATGCGGTAATCACCACTTCACCATCTTCAGTGTGGTATTTCGCGCGCATTTTAATACTGCCGCGTCCAGTCTCATACACTTTTAAGATATCGTCTTTCGAAGTGATGATTTCAGCTTCAGTCGGAAAGTCAGGTCCCTTTACAATTTGATTTAAGTCCGACACCGATGCCTTTGGATTATCGAGCAAGTGAATACACGCATCAGCAACTTCTCGTAAATTGTGCGGAGGAATATCGGTCGCCATACCAACCGCAATTCCGGTCGTGCCATTTAACAACAAATTAGGCAGTCGAGCAGGAAGTATTTCTGGCTCGCGCATGGTTCCGTCGAAGTTTGGAACCCAGTCAACGGTACCTTGTCCCAACTCACTCAACAAAACTTCTGCATAAGGAGACAGTCGAGATTCGGTATATCGCATCGCCGCGAACGACTTAGGATCATCAGGTGATCCCCAGTTGCCTTGACCATCAACCAAGGGATAGCGGTAAGAAAATGGCTGAGCCATTAACACCATCGCTTCGTAGCATGCAGAATCACCATGGGGATGAAACTTACCCAATACGTCACCCACCGTACGGGCAGACTTCTTGTATTTCGATGTCGCTTTTAAACCCAACTCGCTCATGGCATAAACGATGCGCCGTTGTACTGGTTTAAGTCCGTCGCCAATATGGGGCAATGCACGATCCATAATGACGTACATCGAGTAGTTGAGATAGGCCTTTTCAGTAAACTCGGCTAGCGACTGACGCTCAACACCTTCAAAGTTAAAATCCATCGTTCTAATCTACCTCGTTATACTTCCGCCAAGTTGCCCTTGGTCTCTAACCAACTTTTTCGATCACTCGCTCGTTTTTTACCGAGCAACATGTCCATCATTTGTTCGGTTGCGGCAATGTCTTCGATTGAAAGCTGAACCAATCGTCGAGTATCACGAGCCATGGTGGTCTCCCGTAATTGTCCAGGGTTCATCTCACCTAAACCTTTAAAGCGCTGAACATTGACCTTGCCACGTTTTTTCTCTGCCTCTATGCGGTCGAGAATGCCATTCTTTTCATCTTCATCTAGGGCGTAAAAAACTTCTTTACCAACATCGATACGATATAAAGGAGGCATGGCCATATACAAGTGGCCTTGCTCAACCAGTGGTTGAAAATGCTTTACGAATAACGCGCATAACAAGGTTGCAATATGCAATCCATCTGAGTCAGCATCGGCCAAAATACAGACCTTACCGTAGCGTAACTTGCTTAAATCGTCGGAATTTGGATCTAAGCCTATCGCCACCGAAATATCGTGGACCTCTTGCGACGCTAAAATATCGTGGGCATCAACCTCCCAGGTGTTCAATATTTTCCCGCGTAGCGGCATAATGGCCTGATAATCTTTATCTCGAGCTTGTTTTGCACTACCTCCCGCTGAATCTCCCTCAACTAAAAATAATTCAGAGTTCATGGGCTCTTGGCCAATACAGTCGGCGAGTTTTCCAGGTAATGCAGGACCAGAAGTGACTTTCTTACGCGCAACTTTTTTTCCTGCTCGTAAACGTTTGTGCGCATTGCTGATTGCCAGCTCCGCCAACTTGTCACCCAAATCTGCGTGCTGGTTCAACCACAAACTGAAAGCATCTTTGACCACGCCAGAAACAAAGGCGGCACATTGTCGAGACGAAAGTCGCTCTTTCGTTTGCCCGCTAAACTGCGGATCTTCCAGTTTCACCGATAAGACGTAACTTAAGCGGTCCCACACATCTTCCGGCGCTAATTTCACACCACGAGGCAACAAATTTCGGAACTCGCAAAACTCGCGCATCGCTTCGAGTAATCCGGTTCTTAAGCCATTAACGTGCGTACCACCCAGCGCCGTAGGTATCAGGTTGACGTAGCTTTCGGCCAGCATCTCGCCACCTTCGGGTAACCAATGCAATGCCCAATCAACGGCTTCAGACTGGCTCGAAAAGCTTCCGACAAAGGGCTCTTCAGGCAAAGTCTCAAAGCCTTCGGCTGACGCTGCGACATAGTCAGTTAAACCATTCTCATAAAACCATTCGAATGTTTCGCCATTGATATTGTCACTCAGCTTAACTTTTAAGCCTGGACACAAAACCGCTTTGGCTTTCAATAAATGCTTTAAGCGAGGAACTGAAAACTTTGCCGAATCAAAATACTTAGGATCAGGCCAAAAAGTGACGGTTGTGCCCGTATTGCGCTTACCAACTTCACCGATAACTTTTAAATCAGAGGCCTTGTCGCCATGCTCAAACGCCATCATTTGCTCGACGCCATCACGTCTTACGCGAACTTCAACACGCTTAGATAACGCATTAACAACACTAATCCCAACACCATGTAAGCCGCCCGAAAACTGGTAGTTCTTGTTTGAGAACTTTCCGCCGGCATGCAACTTGGTCAAAATCAGCTCGACGCCGGGAATCCCCTCTTCGGGATGAATATCGGTAGGCATGCCACGGCCATCATCAGCCACTGACATGGAGCCATCTTTTTCGATAGAAATATGAATGACCTTACAGTGACCTGCCAGTGCTTCATCGACACTGTTATCGATAACCTCTTGGCCCAAGTGATTGGGTCGGGCGGTGTCTGTGTACATTCCAGGTCGCTTTTTAACCGGTTCTAAACCGTTTAAAACTTCAATGGAATCGGCTGTATATTGACTCATATTGATTGGCTTATTCTTAACTAGGTCTAGCGCCTAATGTTGGCGATTTCATTTCGAGTTGGCAAGTCTTTCTGTGTGCTCAATTGCGGATAACTGCAGATTGCGGTGCGAATTGATTAGATAATCGACAATAGGCGAGCATATTTTAAACAGCTCTATCATAACTTATCGATTGAGGGGCTATCAAAGACCGCTATTAATAGCCCTTAATTGAATAATCGACGGTGAAAGCAATGTCATGAATACGATGTAAAACACTGTCTACCCGCCCGTCTGGATAAAGCGTTAAGTAACGATAACCCGGCGCTTCGTCACCGGCAGAGAACTCGGTCGAGCCAGGCTTAAACTGAACGCAGGTTGATGGGGTCGAAATCA from Pleionea litopenaei includes:
- a CDS encoding integron integrase; this encodes MRLVRDRIRTMQYSYFTEKSYVYWIKSYIHFHQLKHPQDMSSTHVNDFLTYLAVTRKVSPATQNQALCALVFLYKEVVKQPLGENKINAVRSKSHRNLPVVLSPAEVKRLLNSMHGLPQLMAKLLYGTGLRKTEIHRIRVKDIDFDRNLIIVKRGKGKKDRPLPLPDACRKELQNQIEFVKQLHLKDRRENVNGVEMPYALERKEPNAGKALAWQWVFPSLRLSTDPRTLIVRRHHVHPSVFAKHVKNAVKKAEINKKVTAHVFRHSFATHLLESGADIRTVQELLGHTDVRTTVLAQT
- a CDS encoding IS481 family transposase yields the protein MLHTNNPIIKHKAGLLNLAEELGNVSKACKVMGVSRDTFYRYQELVEEGGIDALISKSRRNPNVKNRVDEATETAVINYAIEFPAHGQHRTSNELRKKGVFVSGSGVRSIWLRHDLENFKKRLKALEDKVAKEGIILTDSQIAALEKKKNDDEACGEIETAHPGYLGSQDTFYVGNLKGVGRIYQQTFIDTYSKVAFAKLYTTKTPITAADILNDKVLPYFQQHELPMLRVLTDRGTEYCGKVEHHDYQLYLAINDIEHTKTKAMSPQTNGICERFHKTILNEFYQVTFRKKLYSSLDELQKDLDEWIVYYNNERTHQGKMCCGRTPNETLIDGKRIWADKNLAQI
- a CDS encoding DUF7661 family protein — its product is MEIEFNVFGKKMVVQRNSEEWRLFLDSGTGVRTRVTDIVIPNDLSEGELVTFLDDMYHEHASEKYPEVVEVKEQ
- the yidD gene encoding membrane protein insertion efficiency factor YidD; its protein translation is MKFLVIYFIRIYQKWISPYKGFRCAHAALHGVDSCSTAVIKIINRRGVIGGFGLIRRRFERCKLAYLEHKQEERVNNKKDKKKDKDKCYNNCDPSGMCDIGSCSKAKNCDMDLPCDGSFWWRF
- a CDS encoding HDOD domain-containing protein codes for the protein MPDDILKGVYIPPQPKLIDEIRMAGTDLDEIAQKISSDPGVSAAVMKTVNSPYFGLSARIASINQAVILLGIDRVVNIVKSMLLKSSMADISTSINMEQFWESSSAVAVVSSAVCRQLNLGLTDEAYTLGLFHNSGVPIIAQKVKNYGEIIKASYARPDGKITREEFKNIGMHHAAAGYRLTRVWKLPKLISEAVQNHHSVERLLDDSSIENPKLKSLVSVLKISEHMVRLYQRLGDAPKDYEWDIIKLSVLGFLGLSEYDEEDLEDAVSYTLGGIP
- the parC gene encoding DNA topoisomerase IV subunit A, with the translated sequence MDFNFEGVERQSLAEFTEKAYLNYSMYVIMDRALPHIGDGLKPVQRRIVYAMSELGLKATSKYKKSARTVGDVLGKFHPHGDSACYEAMVLMAQPFSYRYPLVDGQGNWGSPDDPKSFAAMRYTESRLSPYAEVLLSELGQGTVDWVPNFDGTMREPEILPARLPNLLLNGTTGIAVGMATDIPPHNLREVADACIHLLDNPKASVSDLNQIVKGPDFPTEAEIITSKDDILKVYETGRGSIKMRAKYHTEDGEVVITALPHQVSGNRVMEQIAQQMQAKKLPMVSDIRDESDHETPTRFVIVPRSNRIDTEALMHHLFATTDLEKNYRVNVNVIGIDNKPQVKPLNRFLSEWLEFRTETTRRRLQHRLNKVNERLHLLEGMLIAFLNIDEVIHIIRTEDEPKLELMKRFELTELQANYILDTKLRQLARLEEMKIRGEQDELAKEREQLEKTLGSARRLKTLVKKEIQEAADEFGDDRRSPIVARAEAKALDETDLMPTEPVTVVLSDKGWVRCAKGHDIDAEKLSYKSGDQYLSSAEGKSNQQAVFFDSTGRSYALAAHTLPSARGQGEPLSGRFNPIAGAIFTTTLMGQNDDLYLVSSDAGYGFVAKFEDFVTRNKNGKALLNLPKGAKVITPKPVLDYETQNCVAVTNEGRLLVFPLRDLPCLAKGKGNKIISIPAARVMTREEFVVDISVVSENDELIVHSGKRHLRMKMKDLEHYRGERGRRGNKLPRGFQKVDKLEVENN
- the parE gene encoding DNA topoisomerase IV subunit B, yielding MSQYTADSIEVLNGLEPVKKRPGMYTDTARPNHLGQEVIDNSVDEALAGHCKVIHISIEKDGSMSVADDGRGMPTDIHPEEGIPGVELILTKLHAGGKFSNKNYQFSGGLHGVGISVVNALSKRVEVRVRRDGVEQMMAFEHGDKASDLKVIGEVGKRNTGTTVTFWPDPKYFDSAKFSVPRLKHLLKAKAVLCPGLKVKLSDNINGETFEWFYENGLTDYVAASAEGFETLPEEPFVGSFSSQSEAVDWALHWLPEGGEMLAESYVNLIPTALGGTHVNGLRTGLLEAMREFCEFRNLLPRGVKLAPEDVWDRLSYVLSVKLEDPQFSGQTKERLSSRQCAAFVSGVVKDAFSLWLNQHADLGDKLAELAISNAHKRLRAGKKVARKKVTSGPALPGKLADCIGQEPMNSELFLVEGDSAGGSAKQARDKDYQAIMPLRGKILNTWEVDAHDILASQEVHDISVAIGLDPNSDDLSKLRYGKVCILADADSDGLHIATLLCALFVKHFQPLVEQGHLYMAMPPLYRIDVGKEVFYALDEDEKNGILDRIEAEKKRGKVNVQRFKGLGEMNPGQLRETTMARDTRRLVQLSIEDIAATEQMMDMLLGKKRASDRKSWLETKGNLAEV